The Miscanthus floridulus cultivar M001 chromosome 7, ASM1932011v1, whole genome shotgun sequence genome includes a region encoding these proteins:
- the LOC136466080 gene encoding uncharacterized protein, protein MAPSNQPFTLRSILEKDKLNRTNYADWICNPRIVLRVEKKEEILDTPLPDEPADNAPTAEKNAYKKACDVDLEVSCLMLACMEPDLQLQFDNNHAAHDMIMGLNDMF, encoded by the coding sequence atggcacctagcaatcaaccatttactttgcgttcaattcttgagaaagataagttgaataGAACAAACTATGCGGATTGGATCTGCAACCCAAGAATTGTTCTCAGGGttgagaaaaaggaagaaattctagacaccccattaccagatgagcctgctgataatGCACCTACTGCAGAGAAAAACGCTTACAAGAAAGCATGTGATGTtgatcttgaagtgagttgccttatgcttgcttgtatggaaccagatctgcagttgcagtttgacaataaccatgcagcGCACGATATGATCATGGGGCTCAATGATATGTTCTAG